The window CCGGAGCGGCCGCGCTCATCGCCGTACTCACCGTCCTCAGCCGGCTCGCCGGCTTCGGCCGTACCGCCGTCTTCACCTGGACGTTGGCGCCGACCGACCTCGGCGGCACCTACGTGGTCGCGAACGCGGTGCCGAACCTGATCTTCGAGATCGTCGCCGGCGGCGCGCTGGCGAGCCTGGTCGTGCCGCTGCTGGCCGGTCCCGTCGTGGCGGGCGACAGGGCGGCGGTGGCCCGGATCACCGGCGCGCTGCTCACCTGGACGGTGAGCCTGCTCGTGCCCCTCGCCGTGCTGGTGGCGCTGCTCGCCGGCCCGGCGGTCGCGCTGCTGGGCGAGGGGCTGACCGCCGCCCAGCAGGCCAGCGGCGAGCGGATGCTGCGGATGTTCGCCCCGCAACTGCCGCTGTACGGGGTGGGCATCGTCCTCACCGGGGTGCTCCAGGCGCACCGGCGGTTCGCCTGGCCGGTCCTCGCGCCGTTGCTGTCCAGCCTCACCGTCATCGTGGTCTACCTGGGCTTCACCGCGGTCGAGGGGCCGCTGGCCACGGTCGCGGACGTGAGCGTCGGCGGGGAACTGCTGCTCTCCGTCGGCACCACGCTGGGCGTTGTCGTGCTCTCCCTGTCGTTGCTGGTGCCGGTCCGTCGGCTGCGGCTGCGGGCGCGACCGGGCTTCGGGTTTCCGGCCGACGCCCGCGCCCGGGTGCGCGGGCTGGTGGTGGCCGGTGCGGTGACGGTCACCGCCCAGCAGGTCGCCCTGATGGTGAGCCTCAACCAGGTCACCTACGGTGACCGGGGCAACCCGGGTGTCTACAACCTCGCGCAGACCGTGTACCTGTTGCCCTGGGCGGTGCTGGCGGTGCCGCTGGCGGTCGCCGCGTACCCGACGCTGGCCGCCGCCCGCGCCGCCGGTGACGAGAACGGCTACCGATCCACCCTGGCACCGGCCGTCCGGGGCGTGCTGCTGTTCAGTTCCCTCGGCGCCGCCGCGCTGATCGGGACCGCGGTCCCCGTCAGCCACGTCTTCTTCGCGCCGCCCGTGGCCGGCACGGCCGCCACGGCGATCGCCGGGTTCGCGCCGGGCCTGCTTGGATACGGGCTGTACGCGCTGCTGAGCCGGGCCCTCTACGCCCGGGGCGAGACCCGGGCGGCCACCGTCGCCATCGCCGTGGGGTTCCTCGCGGTGCCCGCCACCGCGTTGATCCTGGGCGCGCTGCTGCCGCTGCGGGACCGGGTGCTCGCGGTCGCCCTGGCCAACTCGGCCGGGATGGTGCTGCTCGGCGGGCTGCTGCTCGTCGCGGTGTGGCGCTCGGCCGGGCGTCCCGCGCTCGCCGGAGCGGGCCGGGCCGGCGCCGCCGGACTGCTCGCCGGTGCCTTGGCCGCGCTCGCCGGAACGGCCCTCGCCCGCTGGCTCGACGCGGCCGCCGGCGGCACCCCGACGACACCGGGTGCACTCGTGCAGGGCATGCTGTCCGGAGCCCTGGTCGGCGTCGTGTTCCTCGCCGTCGTCTGGCTGGTCGACCGGCGGGACGTGACGCCGCTGCTCGCCGGGGTGCTCCGGCGGCTGGGCAGGGCGGGCCGGCGTGGGCCGGCGGCCCCCGCCGATGGGACGGGCGAGGGCGACATCCCCCCGGAACGGGGTGGCGGGAAGGAGACGGTGTCCCGGTGAGCGGGTGCAGGACGGGTGACCGGCCGACGACTACCGACGAACGGGGGTGGTCGCGGTGACGCAGCCGGCACCGCTTCCCGGCTGGCGCGGCACGGTGGCCCTGCTGCTCGCCTCCAGCACCGGCGGCGTCGGGCAGCACGTCCGCTCGCTGGCCGAGGGGCTGACCGCCGCGGGCGCCTCCGTGCTGGTCTGCGGCCCCGCCGCGACGCAGGAGCAGTTCGACTTCACGGGCGTCGGCGCCCGGTTCCTGCCGGTGGAGATTCCGGCCAGCCCTACCCCGGCCGACGCCCGCGCGGTCACCGCGCTGCGCCGGGCCCTCGCCGCCGAACCGGTCGACGTGCTGCACGCCCACGGCCTGCGCGCCGGGCTCGTCGCCGTGCTCGCCCGACCCGCCGCCCCGCTCGTGGTCACCTGGCACAACGCGGTGCTCGCCGGCGGCCTGCGCGGTGGCGTGTCGCGCCTCGTCGAGCGGGTGGTCGCCCGGGGCGCCCGGGTGGCGCTCGGCGCCTCCACCGACCTGGTCGAGCGGGCCACCGCGCTGGGCGCGGCGGACGCCCGGCTCGCCCCGGTCGCCGCGCCGGCACTGCCCGCGCCGCGCCGCCGCCGGGCCGCCGTCCGCGCCGAGTTCGGCGTCGGCCAGGACCGGCCGCTGATCCTCTCCGTGGGCCGGCTGCACCCGCAGAAGCGGTACGACGTGCTGATCGACGCCGCCGCCCGGTGGCGTACCCGGACACCGGCGCCGGTCGTGGTGATCGCCGGCAGCGGCCCCGCCTACCTGCCGCTGGCCGCCCGGATCTCCGCCGCCCGGGCCCCGGTGACCCTGCTCGGGCACCGCACCGACGTGGCCGACCTGCTGGCCGGGGCCGACCTGGCGCTGGTGACCAGCGACTGGGAGGCCCGTCAGCTCTTCGCGCAGGAGGCGATGCGGGCCGGCGTACCACTGGTGGCGACGGCGGTCGGCGGCCTGCCGGAGCTGGTCGGCGACGCCGCGGTGCTGGTGCCGCCGGCGGACGTGGACGCCGTCGACGCGGCCGTGCGCGCCCTGCTCGACGACGAGGTCGGACGGGCCGAGCTGGGGCGGCGCGGCGCCGCCCGGGC is drawn from Micromonospora sp. NBC_01740 and contains these coding sequences:
- the murJ gene encoding murein biosynthesis integral membrane protein MurJ, encoding MTTPAPLAGAGRVAGAAALIAVLTVLSRLAGFGRTAVFTWTLAPTDLGGTYVVANAVPNLIFEIVAGGALASLVVPLLAGPVVAGDRAAVARITGALLTWTVSLLVPLAVLVALLAGPAVALLGEGLTAAQQASGERMLRMFAPQLPLYGVGIVLTGVLQAHRRFAWPVLAPLLSSLTVIVVYLGFTAVEGPLATVADVSVGGELLLSVGTTLGVVVLSLSLLVPVRRLRLRARPGFGFPADARARVRGLVVAGAVTVTAQQVALMVSLNQVTYGDRGNPGVYNLAQTVYLLPWAVLAVPLAVAAYPTLAAARAAGDENGYRSTLAPAVRGVLLFSSLGAAALIGTAVPVSHVFFAPPVAGTAATAIAGFAPGLLGYGLYALLSRALYARGETRAATVAIAVGFLAVPATALILGALLPLRDRVLAVALANSAGMVLLGGLLLVAVWRSAGRPALAGAGRAGAAGLLAGALAALAGTALARWLDAAAGGTPTTPGALVQGMLSGALVGVVFLAVVWLVDRRDVTPLLAGVLRRLGRAGRRGPAAPADGTGEGDIPPERGGGKETVSR
- a CDS encoding glycosyltransferase family 4 protein, yielding MTQPAPLPGWRGTVALLLASSTGGVGQHVRSLAEGLTAAGASVLVCGPAATQEQFDFTGVGARFLPVEIPASPTPADARAVTALRRALAAEPVDVLHAHGLRAGLVAVLARPAAPLVVTWHNAVLAGGLRGGVSRLVERVVARGARVALGASTDLVERATALGAADARLAPVAAPALPAPRRRRAAVRAEFGVGQDRPLILSVGRLHPQKRYDVLIDAAARWRTRTPAPVVVIAGSGPAYLPLAARISAARAPVTLLGHRTDVADLLAGADLALVTSDWEARQLFAQEAMRAGVPLVATAVGGLPELVGDAAVLVPPADVDAVDAAVRALLDDEVGRAELGRRGAARAASWPTEADTLAQLAALYAELAPHGAGPAAPGADAPSTGRR